A single Thermodesulfovibrionales bacterium DNA region contains:
- a CDS encoding NlpC/P60 family protein, whose translation MNIIVFLFLIILLSCPFLAEASSNMDSTYKSGMIEGLRSPADRSHTGVNSGHKTYKVKRGDTLYSISKKTGVPLRELKRLNRINKDIIKAGQILIIEYKERSERVQIEPSGHPDETSVKAELYPPEDFSNHDQEKTERREGLIQFALSYLDIPYRIGGATLAGMDCSGLVWIVFRNAGIEIPRTVRDLFLYGKSIKKEEMLPGDLVFFYIRRSSEPDHVGIYIGENKFIHASRIAGRVIIAELDSPYYIKRFAGIRRYLEQ comes from the coding sequence ATGAACATAATTGTTTTTTTATTTTTAATAATTCTCCTATCCTGTCCTTTTCTTGCTGAAGCCTCATCGAATATGGATAGTACATATAAATCAGGCATGATCGAAGGCCTAAGGTCTCCTGCGGATCGCTCACATACCGGTGTGAATTCAGGACATAAGACCTATAAAGTAAAAAGGGGTGATACCCTTTACAGCATTTCAAAAAAAACTGGTGTGCCACTAAGAGAATTAAAAAGACTTAACAGGATAAATAAGGACATAATAAAAGCGGGTCAGATATTAATTATTGAATATAAAGAAAGATCAGAAAGGGTTCAGATTGAGCCATCAGGACATCCAGATGAAACCTCAGTAAAGGCGGAGTTATATCCTCCTGAAGACTTTTCTAATCATGATCAAGAAAAAACTGAAAGGAGGGAGGGTCTTATTCAATTCGCTCTTTCCTATCTTGATATACCATACAGAATTGGTGGAGCAACTCTGGCTGGAATGGATTGCTCCGGTCTTGTGTGGATTGTATTCAGGAATGCAGGAATAGAGATACCGAGGACTGTGAGGGATTTATTCCTTTACGGTAAAAGTATCAAGAAGGAGGAAATGCTCCCTGGTGATCTTGTCTTTTTCTATATAAGAAGATCATCAGAACCGGATCATGTTGGAATATATATTGGTGAAAATAAATTCATCCATGCATCAAGAATTGCAGGAAGGGTTATAATTGCTGAACTTGATAGTCCATATTATATTAAAAGATTTGCAGGAATAAGGAGATACCTTGAACAGTAA
- a CDS encoding PAS domain S-box protein, whose product MYKLKIIYIIFLILFSVVALTVIPIVFMIGHYSREIQSSLIERIFVIAFYSLILSFILSLFLSRKITRPLSMLKKAAFRVREGKFDFEIPYRASDEFGELIKTFNIMTRGLKETTEELKKKEFYIERMTDPLIVIDQDGKIIDINPAFTRLFGYERDEILGVSVQKTFPEFKNNEERTGELKGITKEGNTIPLLFTATSMKFNGTEYTILTLKDFREGLALREEIRLSRDYLETIMNSIQDELLVIDRDFSVIKANDAVRKRIGMNPEGKFCYSISHLLERPCSENRELRCPVRMVFNTGMPFVTEHEHKDLTGKNRTYEIIAYPLKGKDERVDNVIEFMRDITEKKSIEEELRKKNRELGLLNEVSAILSRSLKAEEIFNSVIEKLKETFGMDGGGIFILDRETLVCRYHSGISEEFIRQAGRVPLGIDIPGRVAQSGTIVCTNDVSMDPRLERSILRHAGIKGYCCIPLKGKERILGVFCLFTFRPYKWSMEDEDILRSIGELIGLAFENIFLYEKSQNLYRTLRDKRQKELEDLSIMVDILSGTRGLEELMENSLIFIKERLNTDGIGLIRKDQSGNFILRKLIPRIKGIDEPLLLYNENVSSQEALSIKEGVIVQVKDIKLEPRFYYHDIFRNNFISYLTIPLSSGERTIGALSLFSKTPRDFQEEEIHFLKIFSTVLGLSIERSESYEILLRQEALSTTILDSIEDGVYTVDTEGYITSMNRASEEIFGLRRERTIGKKCRDLMLHGTEKPLCGTEECPLNLALQGSASSTEMEYINPKGRRFILQISCLPLREPVTGNITGAVQVFRDVTGQKELDRIKTEIIRSVSHEFRTPLTAIIGMSEMILNGDVSGERAREYLNIMYKEGLRLSKMISELLDISRLEKKEFFKIGPVDFKKIIESIKEAFSDIIEKKSALIAIRVEGDLSGFRGDEAKIEQMLRNLIDNSLTYSDSGVRVSVLLRRVKDMLEINVRDTGWGIAEEDIPHLGEKFYRGKHGERTKGTGLGLSLVKEIVKLHGGILSIESQPEKGTSIHISLPFQVEVKG is encoded by the coding sequence ATGTATAAACTTAAGATAATCTATATAATTTTTCTCATTCTCTTTTCTGTGGTTGCCCTCACAGTTATACCCATTGTATTTATGATCGGTCATTACAGTAGAGAAATCCAGAGCTCCTTAATAGAGAGAATTTTTGTAATAGCCTTTTACAGTCTTATACTTTCCTTTATCCTCTCTCTGTTTCTTTCAAGAAAGATTACAAGACCCTTAAGTATGCTGAAAAAGGCAGCTTTCAGAGTCAGAGAAGGTAAGTTTGATTTTGAAATACCCTATAGAGCTTCTGATGAATTTGGTGAACTTATAAAGACATTCAACATAATGACAAGGGGACTGAAGGAGACAACAGAGGAGCTTAAAAAAAAGGAATTCTACATTGAGAGGATGACAGACCCGCTCATTGTCATTGACCAGGACGGCAAAATTATAGATATCAATCCAGCCTTTACCAGGCTTTTCGGATATGAAAGAGATGAGATACTTGGTGTATCAGTTCAAAAAACTTTTCCTGAATTTAAAAATAATGAAGAAAGAACAGGAGAGCTTAAGGGCATAACCAAGGAAGGGAATACCATACCCCTGCTCTTTACGGCAACATCTATGAAATTTAACGGAACTGAATATACAATCCTTACCCTGAAGGACTTCAGAGAGGGCCTTGCCTTGAGGGAGGAGATAAGGCTCTCAAGGGATTATCTTGAGACAATAATGAACAGCATCCAGGATGAGCTTCTAGTAATAGACAGGGATTTCAGTGTAATAAAGGCAAATGATGCTGTGAGAAAAAGAATAGGCATGAATCCTGAAGGGAAATTTTGTTATTCCATTTCCCATCTTCTTGAAAGACCCTGTAGTGAGAATAGAGAATTGCGATGCCCTGTAAGAATGGTTTTCAATACAGGTATGCCCTTTGTTACAGAGCATGAACATAAGGACCTAACAGGCAAAAACCGCACCTATGAAATTATAGCCTATCCATTAAAAGGAAAAGATGAAAGAGTGGACAATGTAATAGAATTCATGAGAGATATAACAGAGAAAAAATCTATAGAGGAGGAGCTTAGAAAGAAGAACAGAGAACTTGGTCTTCTGAATGAGGTCTCAGCAATTCTTTCAAGGTCTCTTAAGGCAGAGGAGATATTCAACTCAGTAATTGAAAAACTCAAAGAGACCTTCGGGATGGACGGTGGAGGTATATTTATACTTGACAGGGAAACTCTTGTCTGTCGCTACCATTCAGGCATATCAGAGGAATTTATAAGACAGGCAGGCCGCGTTCCTCTGGGAATTGACATTCCCGGCAGGGTTGCCCAATCAGGCACTATTGTATGCACCAATGATGTATCTATGGATCCCAGACTTGAAAGATCAATACTGAGACATGCTGGTATAAAAGGATACTGCTGTATTCCCTTAAAGGGTAAGGAGAGAATTCTTGGTGTCTTCTGTCTATTCACATTCAGACCCTATAAGTGGAGCATGGAAGATGAGGATATCCTGAGGTCAATAGGAGAGTTAATAGGCCTTGCCTTTGAGAATATATTTCTCTACGAAAAATCGCAGAATCTCTACAGAACACTCAGGGATAAAAGGCAGAAGGAACTAGAAGATCTTTCTATCATGGTGGACATACTCTCCGGTACCAGGGGGCTTGAGGAATTAATGGAAAACTCGCTTATTTTTATAAAGGAGAGGCTGAATACAGATGGAATTGGCCTTATACGTAAAGACCAGTCTGGAAATTTCATTCTGAGAAAACTCATACCCCGTATAAAGGGCATAGATGAACCACTATTGCTTTATAACGAAAATGTAAGTTCCCAGGAGGCCCTTTCCATAAAGGAAGGTGTCATAGTGCAGGTAAAGGATATAAAATTGGAGCCAAGATTTTATTATCATGATATATTCAGAAACAATTTTATTTCCTATCTCACCATACCATTATCCTCCGGTGAAAGGACAATTGGAGCTCTGAGCCTTTTTTCGAAAACACCACGGGATTTTCAAGAAGAAGAGATACACTTTCTGAAGATCTTCTCAACTGTCCTTGGCTTATCTATAGAAAGGTCAGAATCTTATGAAATTCTGCTAAGGCAGGAGGCACTCTCAACAACCATACTTGACAGTATTGAAGATGGAGTATACACTGTTGATACTGAAGGATATATAACATCCATGAACAGGGCGTCTGAGGAGATCTTCGGTCTGAGAAGGGAGAGAACCATCGGGAAAAAATGTAGAGACCTTATGCTCCACGGAACAGAAAAGCCGCTATGCGGAACAGAAGAATGTCCTCTAAACCTTGCCCTTCAGGGAAGTGCTTCCTCCACTGAAATGGAATATATTAATCCAAAGGGAAGAAGATTTATTCTCCAGATCAGCTGCCTGCCGCTCAGAGAACCCGTTACCGGGAATATAACAGGTGCCGTTCAGGTTTTCAGGGATGTGACAGGACAGAAAGAACTTGACAGAATCAAGACCGAGATAATTAGGTCTGTATCACATGAATTCAGAACTCCTCTTACGGCCATTATAGGAATGTCAGAAATGATCCTCAATGGAGATGTCTCAGGAGAAAGAGCAAGGGAATACCTGAATATAATGTATAAAGAGGGCCTTAGATTATCAAAGATGATATCAGAACTCCTTGACATCTCAAGACTTGAAAAAAAAGAGTTTTTTAAAATAGGACCGGTTGATTTTAAGAAAATCATAGAATCCATTAAAGAAGCCTTTTCTGATATAATAGAAAAAAAATCCGCCCTTATAGCAATAAGGGTAGAGGGTGATCTTTCAGGTTTCAGAGGAGATGAGGCCAAGATTGAACAGATGCTGAGAAATCTTATTGACAACTCTCTTACCTATTCGGATAGTGGTGTAAGAGTATCTGTACTCCTGAGGAGAGTAAAGGATATGCTTGAGATAAATGTAAGGGATACAGGCTGGGGAATTGCTGAGGAAGATATACCGCATCTTGGTGAGAAATTTTACAGGGGTAAACATGGAGAAAGGACAAAAGGAACAGGCCTTGGACTCAGCCTTGTTAAAGAGATAGTTAAACTCCATGGAGGAATTCTTTCCATAGAAAGCCAGCCGGAAAAGGGCACATCAATACATATAAGCCTGCCCTTTCAGGTAGAGGTAAAAGGATGA
- a CDS encoding DivIVA domain-containing protein, whose amino-acid sequence MRITPLDIQQKQFPIRFRGFDVEEVYAFLEIVREEMENLLRENASLKEQIQRLESQLKEYRDMETTLRETLMTAQQMVEEFRNNARKQAELMIKEAELKAEQMVREAQDKVIKIHEDIMDLKGIRRHIKEELRRLLESHMRMLEFDREREEGRTDEV is encoded by the coding sequence TTGCGAATAACACCCCTTGATATTCAGCAAAAACAGTTTCCCATCAGATTCAGAGGTTTTGATGTGGAGGAGGTCTACGCCTTTCTTGAGATAGTCAGGGAGGAGATGGAGAATCTGCTCAGGGAAAATGCTTCCCTGAAAGAGCAGATTCAGAGACTTGAAAGCCAGTTAAAGGAATACAGGGATATGGAGACTACTCTCAGGGAAACCCTGATGACTGCCCAGCAGATGGTCGAAGAATTCAGGAATAATGCCAGAAAGCAGGCTGAGCTTATGATAAAAGAAGCAGAACTCAAAGCAGAACAGATGGTCAGGGAAGCACAGGATAAGGTTATAAAGATACATGAGGATATAATGGATCTGAAGGGCATAAGACGGCACATAAAGGAAGAATTGAGAAGACTTCTTGAGAGCCACATGAGGATGCTGGAATTTGACAGAGAACGCGAGGAAGGCAGAACTGATGAGGTTTAG
- a CDS encoding putative sulfate exporter family transporter produces the protein MMGILLSFVIGLISLWISSIHPSLDSLVLSIIIGMLVGNFVEKKSSLQTGINVCIKYFLPAGIILYGTQLVLHQENISHMLAVPVIFILTFMFTFFIGRLLGINKAFSLLLSSGLAVCGTVTITIISPLVGTKKEETSLSIISVMVVGLIGLIVYPLLNVVSGMSNDGFALFTGTTLPMLGQVKVVGNITGEAILNKAIHYKTLRVSLLMILILWFGLISKDKREESIISFPRFLRIILVAGFFTMVITVNTLAPGLKKLFEPLSIFFLTVTLSAIGLSVDFDSIADIGPKPLYAVFISWVLISLLVHIYCLYYV, from the coding sequence ATGATGGGTATTCTTCTATCATTTGTTATAGGTCTTATCTCACTGTGGATATCGTCCATACACCCCAGTCTTGATAGTCTGGTTTTATCAATTATCATTGGAATGCTTGTCGGAAATTTTGTTGAAAAAAAGTCCTCTCTTCAGACAGGCATTAATGTCTGCATTAAATACTTCCTTCCGGCAGGGATAATACTCTATGGAACACAGCTCGTCCTTCATCAAGAAAATATATCTCATATGTTAGCGGTTCCGGTTATATTCATCTTGACCTTTATGTTCACCTTTTTTATCGGTCGTCTTCTTGGTATCAATAAAGCCTTTTCCCTTCTTCTCTCCTCGGGTCTTGCTGTATGTGGAACTGTAACAATTACTATTATCTCTCCTCTTGTTGGTACAAAAAAAGAAGAAACTTCACTTTCTATTATATCAGTTATGGTAGTAGGCCTTATAGGACTGATTGTATATCCGCTTTTGAATGTTGTTTCTGGTATGAGCAATGATGGATTTGCCCTTTTTACAGGCACAACACTGCCGATGCTCGGTCAAGTAAAGGTTGTAGGGAATATAACGGGCGAAGCAATACTCAATAAAGCTATTCATTATAAAACCCTTAGGGTCTCTCTTTTAATGATTCTCATACTATGGTTTGGCCTTATCTCAAAGGACAAAAGAGAAGAGAGCATTATCTCCTTTCCCAGATTTTTGAGGATAATCCTTGTAGCAGGTTTTTTTACCATGGTTATAACAGTCAACACCCTGGCACCAGGCTTAAAGAAGCTTTTTGAACCATTAAGCATATTTTTTCTTACAGTAACCCTATCTGCAATAGGTCTGAGTGTGGATTTTGATTCTATTGCTGACATAGGACCAAAGCCTTTATATGCTGTTTTTATTTCATGGGTCCTAATAAGCCTACTGGTTCATATCTACTGCCTTTATTATGTATAA
- the proC gene encoding pyrroline-5-carboxylate reductase: MIGFIGGGNMAEALIRGILRSSSIKPNDIIVSEPRQERRRYLSETYSIKTTASNRETAELSRIIILAVKPQNMDVVLDEIKDLMSTEKVIVSVAAGIRISYIRSRLGTDRIIRVMPNTPALIGEGISVYSLCECFTGTEVNIVKEILMSVGKVISLPEKYMDAVTALSGSGPGFIAYFVEAMIEGGIKAGLPEDVATELTLQTISGTSKLLETGLSPKKLREMVTSPGGTTLAGLNVLNSRDFKGLIAEMILAAKKRAEELASAQ, translated from the coding sequence ATGATAGGATTCATAGGCGGTGGAAATATGGCAGAGGCCCTCATAAGGGGCATCCTGAGAAGCAGTTCAATAAAACCAAATGATATCATTGTCTCTGAACCACGGCAGGAAAGAAGAAGATACCTCTCCGAGACCTACAGCATAAAAACCACTGCATCAAACAGAGAGACTGCAGAACTATCCAGGATCATAATACTTGCGGTAAAACCCCAGAATATGGATGTTGTCCTTGATGAGATAAAAGACCTCATGAGTACTGAAAAGGTTATAGTCTCAGTTGCCGCAGGCATCAGAATATCCTATATCAGATCAAGGCTAGGGACCGATAGAATCATAAGAGTAATGCCGAACACACCTGCCCTGATCGGAGAGGGAATATCAGTGTATTCTCTATGTGAATGCTTTACTGGCACGGAGGTGAACATTGTAAAAGAGATCTTAATGTCTGTGGGCAAGGTAATAAGTCTTCCTGAAAAATATATGGATGCAGTAACCGCTCTCTCAGGTAGCGGTCCGGGCTTTATTGCCTATTTTGTGGAAGCAATGATAGAAGGGGGCATAAAAGCAGGTCTACCTGAAGATGTAGCCACAGAGCTTACCCTCCAGACAATATCCGGTACCTCGAAACTCCTTGAGACCGGTCTCAGCCCTAAGAAGTTAAGGGAAATGGTCACGTCACCAGGTGGAACCACCCTTGCAGGACTAAATGTTCTTAACAGCAGGGACTTTAAAGGTCTTATAGCAGAGATGATCTTAGCAGCAAAAAAGAGGGCTGAGGAACTCGCCTCAGCTCAGTAA
- a CDS encoding response regulator yields MKKKVMIIDDEPFISMMIEDKFKDNFQVISIRDSSLAIDAIKKEKPNLIILDWMMPRVSGLDILKAIKSEPELKDIPVFMLTAKGQEDDELAGIKYGAERYITKPFSPRELLELVIERIGRA; encoded by the coding sequence ATGAAGAAAAAGGTAATGATCATTGATGATGAGCCTTTTATATCGATGATGATTGAGGACAAATTCAAAGATAACTTTCAGGTAATCTCAATTAGGGATAGCTCCCTTGCCATTGATGCGATAAAAAAGGAAAAACCCAATTTAATAATCCTGGACTGGATGATGCCCAGGGTAAGCGGCCTTGATATATTAAAAGCAATAAAATCAGAACCAGAACTGAAGGATATACCCGTATTTATGCTTACCGCTAAAGGACAGGAGGATGACGAGCTTGCAGGTATAAAGTATGGGGCTGAAAGATATATAACGAAACCCTTCAGCCCCAGAGAACTCCTTGAGCTCGTCATTGAAAGAATTGGAAGAGCTTAG
- the hisS gene encoding histidine--tRNA ligase, whose protein sequence is MRFSRVKGVHDIYAPEVYLYQKIEEVSQEFFRLYGFKEIRLPIIEYTELFRRSIGTTTDIVEKEMYTFNDKAGRSITLRPEGTAGAVRAYIENGLYNLPVPQKFYYTGPMFRYERPQAGRFRQFHQIGVEAFGIAEPRMDAEVMLLLRSILNKLGFQDLTIELNSLGCSQCRPRYREKLIEFFSGRIKAFCTDCQRRFEKNPLRLLDCKVPGCIKERGDAPSILDFLCKDCLSHFDKLRSYLEYMGILYTVKPDLVRGLDYYTRTIFEVKSESLGAQNAIAAGGRYDNLVEEFGGPPTPATGFAIGMERLVSLLKEREEIKEKGPHFFLAFLGDEAERVCFKIAERLREKGLWVELGTGSSLKSQLRRADRLKSEYVIIIGEDELKRSRLRWKRLSDGSEGEIGEQDIESLAINKFGD, encoded by the coding sequence ATGAGGTTTAGCAGGGTTAAGGGTGTCCATGATATATATGCACCAGAGGTCTATCTTTATCAGAAGATTGAAGAGGTATCTCAGGAGTTTTTCAGGTTATATGGTTTCAAGGAGATAAGGCTGCCGATAATAGAATATACAGAACTTTTCCGGAGAAGTATAGGAACCACGACAGATATCGTAGAAAAGGAGATGTATACCTTCAATGATAAAGCTGGCAGATCAATAACCCTGAGACCTGAAGGCACAGCGGGTGCAGTGAGGGCTTATATAGAAAACGGTCTTTATAATCTGCCCGTTCCCCAGAAATTTTACTATACAGGTCCGATGTTCAGATATGAAAGACCACAGGCAGGAAGGTTCAGGCAGTTTCACCAGATAGGCGTTGAGGCCTTTGGAATAGCAGAACCCAGGATGGATGCAGAGGTCATGCTCCTTTTAAGAAGCATTTTAAATAAGCTCGGTTTTCAGGACCTAACAATCGAGCTCAATTCACTGGGCTGTTCTCAGTGTAGACCTCGCTATAGAGAAAAACTTATAGAATTCTTTTCAGGAAGGATAAAGGCATTCTGTACTGACTGCCAGAGAAGGTTTGAAAAAAATCCCTTAAGGCTTCTTGACTGTAAAGTTCCGGGCTGTATAAAAGAGAGAGGGGACGCTCCTTCCATTCTTGATTTTCTCTGTAAAGACTGTCTGAGCCACTTTGATAAACTCAGGTCCTATCTAGAGTATATGGGTATCCTTTATACAGTCAAACCGGACCTTGTAAGAGGTCTTGATTATTACACCAGGACAATTTTTGAGGTGAAGAGTGAATCCCTCGGAGCCCAGAACGCTATAGCAGCTGGTGGAAGATATGATAATCTTGTTGAGGAATTTGGTGGCCCGCCAACACCCGCCACTGGTTTTGCAATAGGCATGGAGAGGCTGGTGAGTCTTCTTAAAGAAAGAGAGGAGATAAAGGAAAAAGGACCTCATTTTTTTCTTGCCTTCCTCGGAGATGAGGCAGAAAGGGTATGTTTTAAGATTGCTGAAAGATTGAGAGAAAAAGGCCTCTGGGTTGAGCTTGGTACAGGTTCTTCTTTAAAAAGTCAGCTGAGGAGGGCGGACAGATTGAAGTCAGAATATGTCATAATAATCGGTGAGGATGAATTGAAACGGTCCCGTCTCAGGTGGAAAAGACTCTCTGATGGCTCCGAAGGAGAAATAGGGGAACAAGACATAGAGAGCCTGGCAATCAATAAGTTTGGAGATTGA
- a CDS encoding YchF/TatD family DNA exonuclease, translated as MIDTHCHLELKDFDRDRASVIERAKSSGVDIIITVATDLEDAQKAMKISEEFSGIYFSAGIHPHEAKDFNDETWKELLDILKHPKAVAVGETGLDYYRDRSPRDIQRDVFRRHIELSLNLDLPLIIHSRDAAEDTVKIIEEFDIKRAVLHCFSGSQEMARWAVKRGLYISIAGPVTFENSKKLPEIVKEIPDEFILIETDAPYLAPVPERGKRNEPAFLVHTARKIAELRGVSLEDIDRITTLNAKRLFKIEPLPEPTIAYKIRDKLYLNITNRCSNVCTFCVRFHTDYVKGHNLRLTEEPTPEELIERIGDPAKFKEIVFCGYGEPTLRLDVIKKVSAWIKERGGRVRINTNGHGNLINKRNILPELEGLVDSLSISLNSPDEETYNKICRPKIKGAFRAVLDFIREAKKHIPVVTVTVVEMDGVDIEACRRLAQELGVNLKIRKLGVVG; from the coding sequence ATGATAGACACCCATTGTCATCTCGAGCTCAAAGATTTTGACAGGGATAGAGCCTCTGTTATTGAGAGGGCAAAGAGTTCAGGTGTCGATATAATTATCACTGTAGCAACAGATTTAGAAGATGCCCAAAAGGCAATGAAGATTTCAGAGGAATTTTCCGGAATATATTTTTCTGCAGGTATCCATCCACATGAGGCAAAGGATTTTAATGATGAGACATGGAAGGAACTACTTGATATACTAAAACATCCAAAGGCAGTTGCAGTGGGCGAGACCGGTCTTGATTATTACAGAGACAGGTCTCCAAGAGATATACAGAGGGATGTCTTCAGGAGGCATATAGAACTGAGCCTTAACCTTGACCTTCCTTTAATAATTCACTCAAGGGATGCAGCTGAAGATACAGTAAAGATCATAGAGGAATTTGATATAAAAAGGGCAGTTCTTCACTGTTTTTCGGGTAGTCAAGAGATGGCAAGGTGGGCAGTAAAAAGAGGACTTTATATATCCATAGCAGGTCCTGTTACCTTTGAAAACTCAAAAAAACTGCCCGAGATTGTGAAGGAAATACCGGATGAATTCATCCTTATAGAAACAGATGCACCCTATCTTGCACCTGTACCTGAGCGGGGCAAAAGAAATGAGCCGGCCTTTTTAGTTCATACAGCAAGAAAGATTGCTGAGTTAAGGGGTGTGAGTCTTGAGGATATAGACAGGATTACAACCCTTAATGCAAAGAGATTATTCAAGATAGAGCCTCTTCCTGAGCCGACTATTGCCTACAAGATAAGAGATAAGCTCTATCTTAATATTACAAACAGGTGTTCCAATGTCTGTACCTTCTGCGTGAGATTCCATACTGACTATGTGAAAGGACATAACCTGAGATTAACAGAAGAACCCACTCCAGAGGAACTTATAGAACGGATTGGTGATCCGGCAAAATTTAAAGAAATAGTCTTCTGTGGATATGGTGAACCGACATTGAGACTGGATGTTATAAAGAAGGTTTCAGCCTGGATAAAAGAGAGGGGTGGCAGGGTCAGGATAAATACTAACGGGCACGGTAATTTAATTAATAAAAGAAATATACTTCCAGAACTCGAGGGTCTTGTGGATTCCCTCTCCATAAGCCTTAATTCTCCTGATGAGGAGACCTACAATAAAATATGCAGACCTAAGATTAAAGGAGCCTTTAGGGCTGTTTTAGATTTCATAAGAGAGGCAAAAAAACATATCCCGGTCGTTACAGTTACTGTAGTTGAGATGGATGGTGTTGATATTGAGGCCTGCAGAAGGCTTGCTCAGGAACTGGGCGTTAATCTTAAAATAAGGAAGCTTGGTGTTGTTGGCTGA
- a CDS encoding HD domain-containing protein — MKELEELSSLRKDLELTVKELSESYEELSLLYKITSELIGLDVNEIAEKVLSLAERIFGYKNSVILFFDMDKNLYIKAWRGDIDLEEIMKEKNLIEKALRDKKTRAFCKISDGQKQEVSMLISPLIGKKSDIGALIIIQKPSKEFFANEIKLMNTLASHAGLFIENTIISSELEELLTGSINCLIKALEASSPWTAGHTERVVHYAMAIGRELNLSRKELERLKIASLLHDIGKIGVPDYILNKPGKLDEDESVIIKGHTMKAEEILLSLKPCGDIIREIKYHHERWDGKGFYGLKGETIPLIARIIAVADAFDAMTTDRPYRKRLSFEQAASEIEKAEGSQFDPEVVRAFLRWFSQQHQASLF; from the coding sequence TTGAAAGAATTGGAAGAGCTTAGTTCATTAAGAAAAGATCTTGAGCTCACAGTAAAGGAACTATCAGAGTCCTATGAGGAATTATCCCTCCTTTACAAAATTACCTCTGAACTGATCGGTCTCGATGTCAATGAGATTGCAGAGAAGGTCCTGAGTCTTGCGGAACGAATCTTCGGGTATAAAAACTCTGTAATACTTTTTTTTGACATGGATAAAAATCTCTATATAAAGGCATGGAGAGGAGATATTGATCTTGAGGAGATAATGAAAGAAAAAAATCTTATTGAAAAAGCACTCAGGGATAAAAAGACGAGGGCATTCTGTAAAATCTCAGACGGCCAGAAGCAGGAAGTATCAATGCTTATAAGCCCTTTAATCGGTAAAAAGTCAGATATAGGTGCCCTCATTATTATTCAGAAACCTTCAAAGGAATTTTTTGCTAATGAGATAAAACTCATGAATACCCTTGCCTCTCATGCAGGACTTTTTATTGAAAATACCATTATATCTTCTGAATTAGAAGAGCTTCTCACTGGAAGCATAAACTGTCTCATAAAAGCCCTCGAGGCATCATCACCATGGACAGCAGGTCATACAGAAAGGGTAGTTCATTATGCAATGGCAATAGGAAGGGAACTCAATTTATCAAGAAAGGAGCTCGAAAGATTAAAGATTGCCTCCCTTCTTCATGATATAGGAAAGATTGGAGTACCTGACTATATCCTTAACAAACCCGGAAAACTTGATGAGGACGAAAGTGTGATCATAAAAGGTCATACAATGAAGGCAGAAGAGATACTACTTTCACTTAAACCCTGTGGTGATATAATCAGGGAGATAAAATATCATCATGAAAGATGGGATGGAAAAGGATTTTATGGACTAAAAGGTGAAACAATACCCCTTATAGCAAGGATTATTGCTGTTGCTGATGCCTTTGATGCAATGACTACTGACAGACCCTACAGAAAAAGGCTTTCCTTTGAACAGGCTGCCTCAGAGATTGAAAAAGCGGAAGGATCACAATTTGACCCTGAGGTTGTTAGGGCCTTCCTCAGGTGGTTCAGCCAACAACACCAAGCTTCCTTATTTTAA
- a CDS encoding YggT family protein codes for MFVLGNLLIAIADILDIVLTIYMWIIIIAALVSWVNPDPYNPLVRILYGLTEPVLRPVRRILGFRLGPVDLSPMIVILGIYFIKKFFIVTLIELGHKLK; via the coding sequence ATGTTTGTTTTAGGAAATCTTTTGATTGCTATTGCTGATATACTTGATATAGTTCTCACTATCTACATGTGGATAATAATAATTGCAGCACTTGTGAGCTGGGTAAACCCGGATCCCTATAATCCTCTGGTGAGAATCCTTTACGGACTCACAGAACCTGTATTAAGACCTGTAAGAAGGATACTCGGTTTCAGGCTTGGACCTGTGGACCTCTCTCCCATGATTGTCATTCTGGGAATTTACTTTATCAAAAAGTTTTTTATAGTAACACTTATTGAGCTGGGACATAAATTGAAATAA